The Akkermansia sp. N21116 genome includes a region encoding these proteins:
- a CDS encoding Lrp/AsnC family transcriptional regulator, with amino-acid sequence MNSIPVSPEDPVNMALLSVAEDRIDGFRRHPFHAIARQSRLELPVVLERLKAMKKASVVRRIRQTLLATKLAQGALVAWDIPEERLHDAFDWLMHEDPFTGHVVLRTTDAPTPGSNFRLWTTLKVPVGCNTLEGHCSVLSRHIGAREFVLLPARGIFALGVGHMRRRSLKPGDKTPEPAAMEETRHASLTPEEWRVLLVLKEELLDEEITEEPWERRAASLGMTTEHFCSIAEKLDHQKVIGRFATFLEHMQQKVSDGPVTRYNGLFHWTVPEGMEARAGAECGRHICMTHCYWRTGGAPFAGAQIMGVVHGMEKDIVLAHKNAIDAHLEACGIPVLHTAVFWSIRSEIKPSEISPDIYAAWLAQMA; translated from the coding sequence GTGAACTCCATCCCAGTCAGCCCCGAAGATCCGGTTAACATGGCCTTGCTTTCCGTCGCCGAAGATAGAATCGACGGATTCCGTCGCCATCCCTTTCATGCCATCGCCCGCCAAAGCAGACTGGAACTGCCCGTCGTCCTGGAACGTCTCAAAGCCATGAAAAAGGCTAGCGTCGTGCGCCGTATCAGACAAACTCTGCTGGCAACCAAACTAGCCCAGGGAGCACTTGTCGCCTGGGATATCCCCGAAGAACGTCTCCATGATGCATTCGACTGGCTTATGCACGAAGACCCTTTTACAGGGCACGTTGTCCTCCGAACAACGGACGCACCGACTCCCGGAAGCAACTTCAGACTCTGGACTACTCTCAAAGTTCCCGTCGGTTGCAACACGCTGGAAGGACATTGCTCCGTTCTCTCCCGTCACATCGGTGCACGGGAATTCGTCCTATTACCCGCCCGCGGCATCTTTGCCCTGGGCGTAGGTCACATGAGACGCCGCAGTCTCAAACCCGGAGACAAGACTCCCGAACCCGCCGCCATGGAAGAAACCCGTCACGCCTCCCTCACTCCGGAGGAATGGAGAGTCCTGCTCGTGCTCAAGGAAGAACTCCTCGATGAAGAAATCACCGAAGAACCATGGGAACGCCGGGCAGCTTCCCTGGGCATGACGACGGAACACTTTTGCTCCATTGCTGAAAAACTGGACCATCAAAAAGTCATCGGCCGCTTCGCAACCTTCCTGGAACACATGCAACAGAAAGTCTCGGACGGCCCCGTGACGCGTTATAACGGCCTTTTCCACTGGACTGTCCCGGAAGGCATGGAAGCCCGGGCAGGAGCCGAATGCGGTCGTCATATCTGCATGACCCACTGCTATTGGAGAACCGGAGGCGCACCGTTCGCCGGAGCCCAGATCATGGGCGTCGTCCATGGAATGGAAAAAGACATCGTCCTGGCCCATAAGAACGCAATTGACGCCCACCTGGAAGCATGCGGCATCCCCGTTCTGCATACAGCTGTTTTCTGGAGTATCCGGTCGGAAATCAAGCCTTCGGAGATTTCTCCCGATATCTATGCCGCCTGGCTTGCACAAATGGCCTAG